The nucleotide sequence GTCAGTTGCACGGATACCTCATCGATTCGGAAGCCTGAAAGTACCGTGGCCAGTATCCAATAACCAACCTATTCAGTCAACTATTAAATTGACCGTTTTAGTAGGTTAAAGCCCATCTTCAGTCTTCGGACGTCGGCAACTCTCCCAGAACATAGGTCTGACAGTTACCCCAGCCGGTCGCGCCGCTGTGATGGTCATGGACCCGGATCAGGCAGTCACGGAACTGGTTGAGACGGGCAACGCTTTCCGGCGTCGAGCAATCACTGAAGTATTCGCCCTCGACATGCAGGTCTCCGAGCCAGGATCCATGATGTTTGCCATCGAATCCATGGTAAAGGCCGGCACCGAGGTGAAACCCGGTATCCGAAATTGCCTCGGCGCTCAGCAGGCGATCGCTGCCGTCGGCCATGCGTACTAGAAATTCACCGCGCAGCAGGCGCCGGTTGGCCGGATCGAATTGCAGCCGCGGCCTTAGCGATGACAGCGGTTCACGGCGCCCGTCGGCATACTCGTAGCCACCCTGCACCCGCTCATGACGGAATCCCGGGCCGCTGTAACTCAGGTAGTATTGATGAAATGCGTAACTCGAACCATCCGGGCGCTTGAAGTACAAGGGATTCCAGATTGCCAGCGCAGCAGGCGCCCTGCCGTCCATCGGGTCAGGCGCGAGATCGGGGATACGCACCCCGACATCGGGGCGGATCCCCCAGCTGTGATCGCGGGTCATGATCCAGCTGTCGGGACCGACCTCGGTGCGCTGCCCAGCGACTTCCACCCAGCCGCGCGCGGTGCCGGTCTGGTGATAGCGGATCTGGTTCGCGGTATGACGATAGCCGTGCAAGGTTCGGCGATCCTCGCGATCCTCGAGCATGCACGGCACGATTCCCTCAAGTACCAGGTCGAAGGCGATCGGCTGGGTCTCGTTGGCTTCCAGCGTGACCCGCACCCGCCTGAGCGGCTCGATCACTTCGTAGCGCAAGGGCCCGGCACCCACGCTGTTCGGCTCCGATGCCAGCGCGCGGCTGGCCCGTACCGTCCACTGTTCCAGCCCCCGGCTCACGCCGCCATAGGCATCCACGATATTGCGATTGGTGTATTTGCCAAAGCCGAACGCGATCTGCAGCGAGCCGTCGCGCGCTGCTGCCATGCCGCAGACTTTTTCCGTCCAGGAGTAATCACTTTGCTGGACCGTAGCGAAAGTATCGACAATCTGATGGTTGAAAAACTCGTCCGCATCGAGCAACGGTCCGATACTGCCTTTACTCATGGATCGCGATACCTCGGGTGGAACAGAACGGAAGCATAATCGATCGGGCCCGGATCGGGTATGACGGCCCTGTCATCCGGGTCCGCCGTATGCTTGCCCCCCGCGCCCGGCGCAGCCACAATCAACGCCGGATTCCGCGGGCAGGAGCCTGTCATGCATGTATTCGTCAACCTCGCCCGCCTGGTTCCGGCGCTCGGCGCCCTGCTGCTCTGCGCCGCGCCCGGTATCGCCGCAAGCGATCCACAGGCACTGTTCGACACGCATTGCGCGAGTTGCCACGCACACCCCGAAACCAAGGCCCCGCCGCTTGCCACGCTGCAGCAGATGCCCCTGTCGCGGCTGCTGTCGGCGCTGGAATTCGGCAAGATGCAACCACAGGCAGCGCAGCTGGACCCGAGCGAACGCCAGGCTATCGCACAATGGATTGCAGTAGCCGATGACGCCGAGCGTGACAACTGGATCGGCGCCAATGCCTGCAGCAACAGGATCGGCCCGATCCCGGTCGACGGCCACCGCAACTGGGGTTTCGGTGTGCGTAACACCCGGCACATCGAACACGGCGTCGCGATCGACGCGGACAATATCGGCGATCTCGAACTCGCCTGGTCGCTGGCGATTCCGCAGGTCACCGATATGCGCTCGCAGCCAGTCGCGGCCGGCAATGCCCTGTTCCTCGGCACCCAAAACGGCAATCTGCTGGCACTCGACCAGCGTAGCGGCTGCGTCTTCTGGCAGTTCCGCACCCTCGGCGCGATTCGTTCGTCGCTCAATCTCGCGGCGACCTCCGATGGCGTTGCAACCCTGTTTTTCGCCGACGACCTGGGAACCGTGTATGCGGTGGCGGCGGAAAACGGCACCTTGCGCTGGAAAACCCCGGTGCGAATTTTCCAGACTTCGGTGGTCAGTGGCTCCCTCACGTTTCATGAAGACCGGTTATTGGTACCGCTGTCCTCGTTCGAGGTCGCGGTCGCGGGCATGCCTACCTACCCCTGTTGCCGCTCGCATGGCCTGCTGCTGGCACTCGATGCCCTGACGGGTAAAACGCTGTGGACCTATCACACCACCGCGCAGGCGGCCAAAACGAAGCTCAACAGCGCAGGGGTGCAGATGTGGGGTCCCTCGGGGGCCTCGGTCTGGAGCACCCCAACCGTGGATGCGCGCCGCGGCCTGGTGTATATCGGCACCGGCGAGAACCTGTCCCAGCCGCAAACCACCACCAGCGATGCGGTCATTGCCATCGATATCGCGAGCGGCGAGGAACGCTGGCATTTCCAGGCACTGGCGGGCGATGTCTGGAACGGCGCGTGTCAGTTGAACGGGCCCAATTGCCCGGAAAATCCCGGTCCCGACTGGGACATCGGCGCTTCGGTGATCCTCAGCACCGACAGCAACGGCCGCGACCGACTGCTGGTCGGGCAGAAATCAGGCGAATTGTTCGCGCTCGACCCCGATCGGCGCGGCGCGCTGCTGTGGCGCAAGCGTCTCAGCCAGGGCACCGCGAACGGCGGCAACAGCGGTATCCATTGGGGCATGGCGAGCGATGCCGGGACGGTCTTTGCACCGGTGTCGGATCCCGACTGGAAGTTGCCCGGCTACACTCCACGCCCCGGTATCTATGCCGTACGCATCGCCGATGGCAGCCTGCTCTGGGAACATCCGGTCACGCGTGGCTGCGACTTCGATCCGGCCGACGCACCGTCCGCGGGTCTCGCCGAGATGCGCCAGAGCGATGCAAATCCGCGCGATCGATGGCCCGATTGCTCCTATTTCTACGCGCATTCGGCGGCCGCGGTGCTGGCCAACGGCGTGGTCTATGCGGGCGCCCTCGACGGCAAGCTGCGCGCCTTGGCGGCCGACGACGGTCGCGAGTTGCGGGTGTTCGAGACCGCGCGCGCTTTCACCGCCAGCAACGGTATCGACGGCCACGGAGGCGCGATAGACGTAACCAGCGCCGTGATCCAGGGCGATCACCTGTACATCGTGTCGGGTTACAGCATGTTCGGGCAGATGCCGGGCAATATGCTGCTCGCCTATGCACTGCCACCGCGGAAGAAGCCAACCGATGAATAAATCCATTTTGATAACCGGCGCCTCGAGCGGCATCGGCGAAGCGCTTGCGCGGGAAATGGCGCGCCGCGGCTATCGCCTGGCGCTGCTGGCGCGCCGGTTCGAGAAACTCGAGGAACTGCGCGGTGAGTTGCTCATGCTCGGCGCGCCGCAGGTCTGCGTCCGGGCGCTCGACGTGCGCGAGGCGGCGGCGATCGAACCGGCACTGCAGGCCTGTGCCGAGGAACTCGACGGACTGGATATCGTGGTCGCCAATTCCGGAGTCGCGCATACCTGCAGGATTGGTGAAGGCACGCTGGAACAGTTGCTGGAGACCATCGAGGTGGATTTGTCCGGGGCCTGTGCCACGGTCGATGCCGCGGTGCGTCATTTTCGCGCCCGCGGCCACGGGCAGGTAGTCGGCATCACCTCGGTGGCACGCTATCGCGGTCTGCCGCGATTCGGGGCCTACAGCGCGGCCAAGGAAGGACTGCACCGCTACCTGCAGGCATTGCGGCTCGAGAGCTATCACGAGCCGATTACCGTCACCGAAATCGCGCCCGGTTATATCGACACACCGATGAATCGCGGCGCCGCATCGCGCCCGTTCGTGATCGACGTGGAACAAGGCGCGCGCCTCATGGCCGACAGGATCGAGCGCGGCGTGACTTACGCGACCGTGCCCGCCCTGCCCTGGCGGCTGCTGGGGCGACTGATGCAGATACTGCCCGCACGGCTGCTGGCCATTCCCGCAAGGAAATAGCGGCGCGGCTCAGCCAATCCGCTCGTCGAGGGTGGCGAATCGTTCGCTGTAGAAGCGCAGCCTCTGGCGCAACTCGGCTTCGTCGAGACCAAGCACGGCCAGGTCGTAGGCGATCTTGCCTTCCTTGCCGCGCGGGTTTTCGCGGATGAACTGCTGCATCCCGGAACGCAGCGCTGCGGTCAATGGCTGTCCGGCCAGATCGTAGATGCGTTGCACGGTGCCCAGGTCATCGGCGTTGAACTCGTGAAAGCGCACATCGATCGAGTGCGCGGCGGGCAACAACTCGCGGTCACGCACGCAGGCACGCAACATCTGCTCGATCCGGTCCGCCCAGTAATGCCCGATATCGCGCGGGCGCACCGGCTCCCTGCTCATGCGCGCGGCATAGCTGACCAGCGTCGTCATCGAGGCCACCGTGGCTACCGGATCGCGATGGGTAATCACCACCGTGGCATCCGGAAACACCTTCATCAGCGGACCAAACTGCTCGAGATGCTGTGGCGTCTTCAACAGCCAGCGTTCGGGCCCGCGCAACCATTGCAGCGCCTGCAGCACTTTTTTCAGATACTCGTAGTGCGGGGTCTGATCGTGCGCGAGGTAATGGTCACGCCAACGCGGCAACAGCCCGAGATTCTCGATGAACATGGTGGAGAAATCGATCGCCAGCAGCTCGATCTCCTCGTGGGTGCGCTCGGCCTGGAGGTTGAACATCAGCTTGAACAGCGGCATCACCTGGTCCTGCATCTCGATGCCCTGGCGGCAGCGCAGCAGACGCGGATCCTCGCCATGCGCGTCCGGCGTCTCGCCCGGAACCGGTATCGGCTCCAGCGCTTCCCAGTAGGGCAGCGAACGCAGCCCGGTGTCGTTCGACAGCAGGTTCAGCAGGTGCGTGGTGCCGCTACGCGCCAGGCCGGCAACGATGATCGGCCGGCGAATCTCGATCTCGAGAATCTCGGGATGACGACGGATCAGATCCTCCAGCCGCAGGCGGTTGGCCGCAAACCGGACCAGCATGCTGAAATTTGTCAGCTTCCCGAGCGCACTGAGATCGGTATCCTCGTGCATGCTCTGCACAATGAGGCCGAGCCGCTCGCGAAAATCCCCGGCTCCGAAATCCTCGAGGCCCGTCTGCGCACGCGCCGCCGCAAGCACCGCCGCTTCGCTGAGATCGACCGGTATCGAAGCCACGCCCTGCAGCATCTCGCGCACCGCTTCACTGAAGCGCGGCGCGGCCAGGTCATCCAGATGAATCGTGCTTCCCATGTCCTGTCCCTGCGCGCGTCTATGTGTTGATCCGGAGAGGAAATTCAGCCCACCACCTCGAGCAGGCTCAGCCGCCACATCGGTGGCGCCTCGAAACCCAGCAGTTCCACGCTGGTGGCAGCGACATTGGCCAGGCCCGCATCGGGATCGGCGCGCAGGCCGAGACGGCCGCCACTCTGGTTGTCATAGAGCAGCAATGGCACGGCATTGAGCGTATGGCTGGTCTTGGCGCGAATCCTGCCGTCCTCGGCCTGCAGCGGTTGGCCGCTGCGCGGATCAATCTCGTACATTTCTTCGGCATTGCCATGATCGGCGGTGATCAGCGCAACACCGCCCAGCGCGTCGATCGCGGGCAACAGCCGCGACAAGGCCAGGTCAAGGGTCTCGATCGCGATGATCGCGGCCTGGTAATGCCCGGTATGGCCGACCATGTCACCGTTGGCGTAATTGACCCTTGCCGTGCGGTGTTTTCCGCTGCGCAGTTCCGCGATCAGGGTATCGGTGATCTCCGCGGCTTTCATCCACGGACGCTGTTCGAACGGTACCCGGTCCGAGGGGATTTCGATCCAGCTCTCGAGCCGCTCATCGAAACGCGCGCTCCGGTTGCCATTCCAGAAATAGGTCACGTGACCGAATTTCTGGGTTTCCGAAATCGCCAGCTGGCTGATGCCGCTGCCCGCCAGATACTCGCCCATGGTGTCACGTATCGCCGGCGGCGCGACCAGAAAGCGCCGCGGAATCTGCAGGTCGCCGTCGTACTGGAGCATTCCCGCGTACACGACTCGCGGCAGGGGTTGGCGTTCGAAGGCGGCAAAATCCGGCTCTTCGAACGCGCGCGAGATCTCGATCGCCCGGTCGCCACGAAAATTGAACAGCACCACCGAATCGCCATCATGGATACAGCCGACGGGCTGCCCCTGGTCGGCGATCACGAAAGCGGGAAGGTCCTGGTCGCTGACCCGCGGATGCTCGGCGCGCAACTGGCGGATCGCAGCCTCGGCAGCGGGGAACTGCCGTGCCTCGCCGTGCACATGCGTGGCCCAGCCGCGAGCCACCATGCCCCAGTCTGCCTCGTAGCGGTCCATCGTGATCTGCATGCGTCCGCCACCGCTGGCGATACGCGCATCGAATTCGGCCGTGTTCAGCTCCGCCAGAAAGCGCTCGAACGGCAACAGGTAATCGAGCGCGGAAGTCTCCGGCACGTCACGCCCGTCGAGCAGCGCATGGATACGCACGCGCCGCACCGGGTGCTCGCGGGCCGCGACGATCATCGCTTTCAGGTGGTCGATATGAGCATGCACATTGCCGTCGGAAAACAGGCCGATGAAATGCAGCGTGGCACCCTCACGCGCGGCATTGGTGGCTATCTCCTTCCACGCGGAGCCGCTGAACAGGCTGCCGCTGGCAATCGCCTCCTTGACCAGTGAGGCGCCCTGACTGTAGACCTGCCCCGAGCCGAGTGCGTTGTGACCCACCTCGGAGTTCCCCATATCGTCATCGCCCGGCATTCCCACGGCAAGGCCATGAGCCTTGAGCAGGATATGCGGATAACGCGCGAACAGCCGATCGAACGTCGGCGTGCAGGCATTGGCCACCGCGTTGCCCAGGTGTGCGCTGCGCTGCCCCACCCCATCGAGCACAACCGTGACTACCGGTCCGGTGATCCCCGCCAGCCTGTTTGATCTATGCAGCATCATCCAAGCAGGATCTCGGCAATTGCACCCAGATGCTCCTGCTGCTGCATGCCGAGTATCAGCGTACCCACCTTGCCCTCGGCACCCAGGCGACGCCATTCGCTGGCCCGCTCCCGGATACGCCCCAGCGGGCCTATCAGCGCGACCTCGTCGACCAGCGCATCGGGAACCGCCTGCACCGCCTCCTCCTTGCGCCCGGACAGGAACAGGTCCTGGATTTCGATCGCTGCGGCTTCGTAGCCCATTTCTCGCGTATAGCGGTTGTAGAAGTTCTTGTCGCGCGCTCCCATCCCGCCGATATAGAGTGCCATCATCATCTTGACCGGCAAACGGCAGGCATCGAGATCATCGCCGACCACCACGCTCAGGGTGGGAGCCACGTCAAAATCTGCCCGGGTACGGTCATCCTGGCGCCTGTCAAAGCCCGCCGCCAGATGCTGCTCGATCAGATCGGTCTTCTGCGGCGATATCCAGATCGGAAATACGCCGTCGGCCACCTCCGCGGCCGCCGCAAGACCGGCCGGGGTAAAGCTCGCACAATAAACCGGTATGCCGGGGGTCGCTTCCAGTATCGATTTGAGCGGCTTGCCCAGCCCGGAGGCACCCACGCCGCGAAACGGCAGTTGATAGACCTCGCCATCGAACTCCACCGGCCCCTTGCGCTCCATGATCAGCTTCATGATCCGGATGTATTCACGCATGCGGGTAACCGGCTTGCCGTAGGCCACTCCGTGCCAGCCCTCGACGACCTGTGGCCCCGATGCGCCGAGCCCGATCAGGAAGCGGTTGCCGGACAGGTGCGCCAGGGTCATCGCGGTCATCGCCGCATTCGCGGGGGTGCGTGCCGGCATCTGCATGATGGCAGTGCCCACGCGGATACGTGTGGTCTGTGCCAACACCCACGATGCAATGGATACCGCGTCGGAACCGTAGGCTTCCGCAACCCAGACCGAATCAAATCCAACCGCCTCCGCCTGCCGTATCAGTTCCACAGGCGCTACCGCTTTTTTGCCGCTGTATCCGATATTGAGCCCGATACGCATATGCCCGCTTCCCCGCCAGTTGTTCAATGCATTGAGAATTCACACCGGATTTCGGTATCCGGTTCGTGAAATGCCGGAGGATTATCAGTAATATTGTCGGCAATGTCATCGTAGTCGGCAGCAAACGCCCTTGAACATGCCTCATCTATCCCGCTTTTCCCTGGCCTTCGTGGCGCGCGCGGCCCTGGTCGCGTTGCTGTTGGTGCCGCCTGTTGCCGGCGCCCGCAGCGACCCCCAGCCCCTCGGCTACGATCGCATCCAGAGTCTCACCACGCTCGACATCATCGAGCGGCTCGGACGCCATCACTATGCGCGCGTGCCGATCGACGACAAGCTCTCCGAGCGCCTGCTCGAGAACTACCTGCATAATCTCGATCCCGCCCGCAGCGTGCTGCTGCGGGCGGATATAGAAGAATTCAATACCCTGCGCACCGGACTCGATGATCAGCTGCTCAGCGGAGATCTCAGCGCCGGCTTCGCCATATATGAACGCTACCGCAGCCGCCTCCAAACGCGCCTCGAAGCCGTGACCGCCAACCTGCACTCGATGATCGAGGCGATGGATTTCACTGCCGATGAAGTCCTGATCATCGACCGGGAGAAGCTCGATTGGCCGGCCGATGCC is from Gammaproteobacteria bacterium and encodes:
- a CDS encoding LLM class F420-dependent oxidoreductase, with the translated sequence MRIGLNIGYSGKKAVAPVELIRQAEAVGFDSVWVAEAYGSDAVSIASWVLAQTTRIRVGTAIMQMPARTPANAAMTAMTLAHLSGNRFLIGLGASGPQVVEGWHGVAYGKPVTRMREYIRIMKLIMERKGPVEFDGEVYQLPFRGVGASGLGKPLKSILEATPGIPVYCASFTPAGLAAAAEVADGVFPIWISPQKTDLIEQHLAAGFDRRQDDRTRADFDVAPTLSVVVGDDLDACRLPVKMMMALYIGGMGARDKNFYNRYTREMGYEAAAIEIQDLFLSGRKEEAVQAVPDALVDEVALIGPLGRIRERASEWRRLGAEGKVGTLILGMQQQEHLGAIAEILLG
- a CDS encoding PQQ-binding-like beta-propeller repeat protein; this encodes MHVFVNLARLVPALGALLLCAAPGIAASDPQALFDTHCASCHAHPETKAPPLATLQQMPLSRLLSALEFGKMQPQAAQLDPSERQAIAQWIAVADDAERDNWIGANACSNRIGPIPVDGHRNWGFGVRNTRHIEHGVAIDADNIGDLELAWSLAIPQVTDMRSQPVAAGNALFLGTQNGNLLALDQRSGCVFWQFRTLGAIRSSLNLAATSDGVATLFFADDLGTVYAVAAENGTLRWKTPVRIFQTSVVSGSLTFHEDRLLVPLSSFEVAVAGMPTYPCCRSHGLLLALDALTGKTLWTYHTTAQAAKTKLNSAGVQMWGPSGASVWSTPTVDARRGLVYIGTGENLSQPQTTTSDAVIAIDIASGEERWHFQALAGDVWNGACQLNGPNCPENPGPDWDIGASVILSTDSNGRDRLLVGQKSGELFALDPDRRGALLWRKRLSQGTANGGNSGIHWGMASDAGTVFAPVSDPDWKLPGYTPRPGIYAVRIADGSLLWEHPVTRGCDFDPADAPSAGLAEMRQSDANPRDRWPDCSYFYAHSAAAVLANGVVYAGALDGKLRALAADDGRELRVFETARAFTASNGIDGHGGAIDVTSAVIQGDHLYIVSGYSMFGQMPGNMLLAYALPPRKKPTDE
- a CDS encoding SDR family NAD(P)-dependent oxidoreductase, producing the protein MNKSILITGASSGIGEALAREMARRGYRLALLARRFEKLEELRGELLMLGAPQVCVRALDVREAAAIEPALQACAEELDGLDIVVANSGVAHTCRIGEGTLEQLLETIEVDLSGACATVDAAVRHFRARGHGQVVGITSVARYRGLPRFGAYSAAKEGLHRYLQALRLESYHEPITVTEIAPGYIDTPMNRGAASRPFVIDVEQGARLMADRIERGVTYATVPALPWRLLGRLMQILPARLLAIPARK
- a CDS encoding 2,3-bisphosphoglycerate-independent phosphoglycerate mutase; translation: MLHRSNRLAGITGPVVTVVLDGVGQRSAHLGNAVANACTPTFDRLFARYPHILLKAHGLAVGMPGDDDMGNSEVGHNALGSGQVYSQGASLVKEAIASGSLFSGSAWKEIATNAAREGATLHFIGLFSDGNVHAHIDHLKAMIVAAREHPVRRVRIHALLDGRDVPETSALDYLLPFERFLAELNTAEFDARIASGGGRMQITMDRYEADWGMVARGWATHVHGEARQFPAAEAAIRQLRAEHPRVSDQDLPAFVIADQGQPVGCIHDGDSVVLFNFRGDRAIEISRAFEEPDFAAFERQPLPRVVYAGMLQYDGDLQIPRRFLVAPPAIRDTMGEYLAGSGISQLAISETQKFGHVTYFWNGNRSARFDERLESWIEIPSDRVPFEQRPWMKAAEITDTLIAELRSGKHRTARVNYANGDMVGHTGHYQAAIIAIETLDLALSRLLPAIDALGGVALITADHGNAEEMYEIDPRSGQPLQAEDGRIRAKTSHTLNAVPLLLYDNQSGGRLGLRADPDAGLANVAATSVELLGFEAPPMWRLSLLEVVG
- a CDS encoding sulfotransferase, coding for MGSTIHLDDLAAPRFSEAVREMLQGVASIPVDLSEAAVLAAARAQTGLEDFGAGDFRERLGLIVQSMHEDTDLSALGKLTNFSMLVRFAANRLRLEDLIRRHPEILEIEIRRPIIVAGLARSGTTHLLNLLSNDTGLRSLPYWEALEPIPVPGETPDAHGEDPRLLRCRQGIEMQDQVMPLFKLMFNLQAERTHEEIELLAIDFSTMFIENLGLLPRWRDHYLAHDQTPHYEYLKKVLQALQWLRGPERWLLKTPQHLEQFGPLMKVFPDATVVITHRDPVATVASMTTLVSYAARMSREPVRPRDIGHYWADRIEQMLRACVRDRELLPAAHSIDVRFHEFNADDLGTVQRIYDLAGQPLTAALRSGMQQFIRENPRGKEGKIAYDLAVLGLDEAELRQRLRFYSERFATLDERIG